The following proteins come from a genomic window of Methanocella conradii HZ254:
- a CDS encoding DNA-directed RNA polymerase subunit P, giving the protein MVYKCAHCKHVVELDKEYGGVRCPYCGHRVLVKERPTTIKRVKAI; this is encoded by the coding sequence ATGGTCTATAAGTGTGCCCATTGTAAGCATGTCGTGGAGCTTGATAAGGAGTATGGCGGCGTCAGGTGCCCCTACTGTGGGCACCGCGTGCTCGTGAAGGAGCGGCCGACCACCATAAAGAGGGTTAAAGCAATATAA
- a CDS encoding Rpp14/Pop5 family protein: protein MKILPSSLREKKRYIAFEVACESEPVERKALLDEVFFATQALLGDVGSCEIGYRLMDFNGFRGIMRVNLKGVELARAAMATVCSIKGSRAAIRVLGVAGTIKAATEKYIPSENISPTSILSKPISSEQVSGTVVRKRGDELEIVPDDKEVLKRANVHYVGLTSFDLRSLKE from the coding sequence ATGAAAATCCTGCCATCGTCCCTGAGAGAGAAAAAGCGGTACATCGCATTCGAGGTCGCATGCGAGAGCGAGCCCGTCGAGAGGAAGGCCCTACTTGATGAGGTCTTTTTCGCCACCCAGGCCCTGCTGGGCGACGTCGGCAGCTGTGAGATCGGCTACAGGCTCATGGACTTCAACGGATTTAGAGGAATAATGAGGGTAAACCTCAAAGGCGTGGAGCTCGCCCGCGCGGCCATGGCCACCGTATGCTCAATAAAAGGAAGCCGGGCCGCTATAAGGGTGCTGGGGGTGGCGGGCACCATCAAGGCAGCTACAGAAAAATATATCCCTTCGGAAAATATATCTCCCACTAGTATCCTTTCTAAGCCGATTAGCAGCGAGCAAGTGTCCGGAACGGTGGTGAGGAAGAGAGGAGATGAGCTAGAAATAGTTCCGGACGATAAAGAGGTGCTAAAACGGGCCAACGTCCACTATGTCGGCCTGACCTCTTTTGACTTAAGGTCATTAAAGGAGTGA
- a CDS encoding H/ACA ribonucleoprotein complex subunit GAR1 yields the protein MKRLGKALHLSTHGNLIVRLDEGSLPKVNSSVLTKKMEKIGTVYDIFGPENRPYASVKLSKGFPASKVKALINDRVYTA from the coding sequence TTGAAGCGACTTGGCAAGGCATTACATTTATCGACACATGGCAACCTCATTGTCCGCTTGGATGAAGGCTCACTTCCGAAAGTAAACAGCAGCGTGTTGACCAAAAAAATGGAGAAAATCGGCACCGTTTACGACATCTTTGGCCCGGAAAATCGCCCATACGCATCGGTAAAGCTATCGAAGGGCTTTCCCGCGTCAAAGGTTAAAGCGCTCATAAATGACCGAGTCTACACGGCATAG
- a CDS encoding ribosome assembly factor SBDS: MVTLDKAVVARLKTHGGHFEILVDPEKAYELKKGADVKMEDVLAVEDVFENASRGDRVPEEDLIKAFGTTSVPEIARKIIREGEINLTAEQRHRMQEEKRRQVVSFISRNAINPQTMTPHPPARIERAMEEAGVHIDLTKSVEENVNVVMKAIRPVIPIRFEEVKIAVKVPASYAARAFGEVSKFGRLVKDEWQNDGSWIGVVQIPAGMQPEFYDLVNRLSKGEAETRLLR, translated from the coding sequence ATGGTGACGCTCGATAAGGCAGTCGTCGCTAGGCTTAAGACGCACGGCGGGCACTTCGAGATCCTGGTGGACCCCGAAAAGGCCTACGAGCTCAAGAAGGGCGCGGACGTCAAGATGGAGGACGTTCTCGCCGTGGAGGACGTTTTTGAGAACGCCTCCAGGGGAGACCGGGTCCCGGAAGAAGACTTGATTAAGGCCTTCGGCACCACAAGCGTACCAGAGATCGCCCGCAAAATCATAAGAGAGGGCGAGATCAACCTTACCGCAGAGCAGCGCCATAGGATGCAGGAAGAGAAGCGGCGCCAGGTCGTCAGCTTCATATCCAGGAACGCCATAAATCCGCAGACAATGACCCCTCACCCCCCGGCACGCATTGAGCGGGCCATGGAAGAGGCGGGAGTGCACATCGACCTAACAAAGTCGGTTGAGGAGAACGTCAACGTGGTAATGAAGGCCATCCGGCCTGTCATCCCCATAAGGTTCGAGGAGGTCAAGATCGCCGTGAAGGTGCCGGCGAGCTACGCGGCAAGGGCGTTCGGCGAGGTCTCAAAGTTTGGCAGGCTCGTCAAGGATGAATGGCAGAATGACGGCTCCTGGATAGGCGTCGTTCAGATACCCGCCGGCATGCAGCCGGAGTTCTACGACCTCGTGAATAGGCTTTCGAAGGGCGAGGCGGAGACCAGGTTATTGAGATAA
- a CDS encoding DUF3194 domain-containing protein yields MLDEQVVEAVYNAALEYIYSVVPPKLIEDLDIVVGLDEGEVTIEVRLVTSRPVEVDQKTVDEAIKVASEKADELMRKV; encoded by the coding sequence ATGCTGGATGAGCAAGTGGTCGAGGCGGTGTACAACGCCGCCCTCGAGTACATCTATTCTGTCGTCCCGCCCAAGCTTATCGAGGATTTGGATATCGTGGTTGGCCTGGATGAGGGCGAGGTGACCATCGAGGTTCGTCTCGTCACGAGCCGCCCCGTCGAGGTTGACCAGAAGACGGTTGACGAGGCCATAAAGGTGGCTTCAGAAAAGGCGGACGAGCTGATGAGGAAGGTTTAG
- the rrp41 gene encoding exosome complex exonuclease Rrp41: MTKPEKLIVDGKRLDGRGLNELRPIRFKAGVLKRADGSCYLEFGGNKVMAAVYGPREVHPRHLQNASRAIVRYRYNMAAFSVEERKRPGPDRRSIEISKVSREALESVIMQELYPRSAIDIFVEILQADAGTRVAGINAASVALADAGIPMRCLVSACAVGKVDGELVLDLNKDEDNYGQADLPVAMNQFGEITLCQMDGHMTEEEFGRALDMAIEGCKKLHQMQRQALIEKYGEMVSPAEEAHADGGEANE, translated from the coding sequence ATGACCAAGCCAGAAAAGTTAATCGTGGATGGGAAGCGGCTGGACGGAAGAGGGCTAAACGAGTTGCGCCCCATCAGGTTCAAGGCCGGCGTGCTTAAAAGGGCCGACGGCTCATGCTACTTAGAGTTTGGAGGCAACAAGGTGATGGCCGCGGTGTACGGCCCCAGGGAGGTACACCCGAGGCATCTTCAGAATGCCTCGCGGGCGATAGTGAGATACAGGTATAATATGGCCGCGTTCTCGGTGGAAGAGCGCAAGAGGCCTGGCCCGGACCGGAGGAGCATCGAGATATCGAAGGTGAGCAGGGAGGCCCTCGAGTCGGTCATCATGCAGGAGCTATACCCGAGGTCGGCCATAGACATCTTCGTCGAGATCCTTCAGGCGGATGCAGGCACGAGGGTTGCGGGGATAAACGCCGCCTCGGTGGCCCTCGCGGACGCCGGGATACCCATGAGGTGCCTGGTATCTGCGTGCGCGGTTGGAAAGGTGGACGGCGAGCTGGTGCTCGACCTTAACAAGGACGAGGATAACTACGGCCAGGCGGACCTGCCCGTGGCGATGAACCAGTTCGGGGAGATAACCCTCTGCCAGATGGACGGCCACATGACCGAAGAGGAGTTCGGGAGGGCGCTGGACATGGCCATAGAGGGGTGTAAGAAGCTCCACCAGATGCAGAGGCAGGCCCTGATAGAGAAGTACGGCGAGATGGTCTCTCCCGCTGAAGAGGCCCATGCTGACGGAGGCGAGGCCAATGAGTGA
- a CDS encoding KEOPS complex subunit Pcc1: MHTLFVEFEFGPLTGKVYEALKPELQASPSERSRVELTQEGGLLRLFVEAEDIVSLRAAANTWLRLVRIAEEMLNAHKILVSR, encoded by the coding sequence ATGCATACCCTGTTCGTCGAGTTCGAGTTTGGCCCCCTGACAGGAAAGGTGTATGAGGCCCTGAAACCCGAGCTCCAGGCCTCGCCCTCGGAGCGCTCGAGAGTCGAGCTCACCCAGGAGGGAGGCCTGCTGAGATTATTTGTGGAGGCCGAAGACATCGTATCTCTTCGGGCGGCGGCCAACACATGGCTGCGGCTTGTGAGGATAGCCGAAGAGATGCTGAACGCTCATAAGATTTTAGTTAGCAGGTGA
- a CDS encoding 50S ribosomal protein L37ae — MVEGAAKGRKTRSAGRFGPRYGRKSRVLVAEIEENMRQAFKCPKCGRMSVWREGTGIWACTKCKYTFAGGTYLPQTMAGKAMARNIKKATETQG, encoded by the coding sequence ATGGTTGAAGGAGCCGCGAAAGGCAGGAAGACGAGGAGCGCCGGCAGGTTCGGCCCAAGGTATGGCCGCAAGTCCAGGGTGCTCGTCGCCGAGATAGAAGAGAACATGAGGCAGGCTTTCAAGTGCCCGAAGTGTGGGCGCATGTCTGTATGGCGGGAGGGCACGGGGATATGGGCCTGCACCAAGTGCAAGTACACTTTTGCGGGCGGGACATACCTGCCCCAGACCATGGCCGGCAAGGCGATGGCCAGGAACATCAAGAAGGCCACTGAGACCCAAGGGTGA
- the rrp4 gene encoding exosome complex RNA-binding protein Rrp4, with amino-acid sequence MEREIVVPGDLLGEDPKLAGSGTYVQGGRVYSANYGLVDRRTNIRVIPLSGRYIPARGDLVIGKVVDVTFSNWIIDINSPYEGLLHVSEYPERVDPANMSKCLHVGELIIARVADVDPSMKVELTMRDEHLKVLKQGRVVDISHVKIPRVIGRNGSMISMLKKDLNVSIFVGQNGRIWLKGDEKRVDIAIRAIFKIEHEAHTSGLTDKIKEFISKELEELRNTK; translated from the coding sequence ATGGAACGGGAAATAGTTGTGCCGGGCGACCTGCTCGGCGAGGATCCGAAGCTTGCCGGCAGCGGGACCTACGTGCAGGGCGGCAGGGTGTATTCCGCTAACTATGGCCTCGTGGACCGTAGGACCAATATCAGGGTCATACCGCTATCCGGGCGATACATACCCGCAAGGGGAGACCTGGTCATAGGTAAAGTGGTCGATGTCACATTCTCCAACTGGATTATCGACATCAACTCCCCATACGAGGGGCTATTGCATGTCTCAGAGTACCCTGAGCGCGTTGACCCTGCGAACATGAGCAAGTGCCTGCACGTGGGCGAGCTTATAATAGCCAGGGTCGCGGACGTGGACCCCTCCATGAAGGTCGAGCTTACGATGAGGGACGAGCACCTGAAGGTCCTGAAACAGGGCAGGGTCGTGGACATATCCCACGTCAAGATTCCCAGGGTGATAGGCAGGAACGGCTCGATGATAAGCATGCTAAAGAAGGACCTCAACGTTAGCATCTTCGTGGGGCAGAACGGCAGGATATGGCTTAAGGGCGACGAGAAGAGGGTGGATATCGCCATACGGGCGATATTCAAGATCGAGCACGAGGCACACACTTCAGGGTTAACGGATAAGATAAAGGAGTTTATTAGCAAAGAGCTTGAAGAGCTGAGGAATACGAAATGA
- the psmA gene encoding archaeal proteasome endopeptidase complex subunit alpha: protein MQQMTPQMMGYDRAITVFSPDGRLFQVHYAQEAVRRGATVMGLKSKDGIALIVDKRISTKLLEAESIEKIFKIDDHIGAVASGLVADGRALVDRARVEAQINHITYGEPISIEILAKKISDHIQTFTQYGGVRPYGSALLIAGIDETGQRLFETDPSGALYEYKAVSIGANRNTVMEMLENRYDPGMSMDEVILLGIEALYKSMESKGEAPTIEIGVIDVATRKFRKLSEAEVKAYIEKAGVAKPGAEPARRSGEE, encoded by the coding sequence ATGCAGCAGATGACACCCCAGATGATGGGTTATGACCGGGCCATTACCGTATTCAGCCCGGATGGAAGGCTTTTCCAGGTCCATTATGCCCAGGAGGCCGTTCGCCGCGGCGCCACCGTCATGGGTTTAAAATCCAAGGATGGCATCGCATTGATCGTCGATAAGCGCATCTCGACCAAGCTGCTCGAGGCCGAGTCCATCGAGAAGATCTTTAAGATTGACGACCACATAGGGGCCGTGGCCTCGGGGCTGGTGGCGGATGGGCGCGCATTGGTGGACAGGGCGAGGGTTGAGGCCCAGATCAACCACATCACGTATGGCGAGCCAATAAGCATCGAGATACTCGCCAAGAAGATATCGGATCACATACAGACGTTCACCCAGTACGGCGGCGTGAGGCCATACGGCAGCGCGCTGCTGATAGCGGGCATCGACGAGACGGGCCAGAGGCTGTTCGAGACCGACCCGTCGGGCGCGCTATACGAATACAAGGCAGTGTCCATAGGCGCCAACAGGAATACGGTCATGGAGATGCTCGAAAACCGCTACGACCCCGGCATGAGCATGGACGAGGTGATACTCTTAGGCATAGAGGCCCTCTACAAGTCGATGGAGTCAAAGGGCGAGGCCCCGACGATCGAGATAGGCGTAATCGACGTCGCTACCAGAAAGTTTAGAAAGCTGTCCGAAGCGGAGGTAAAGGCATACATCGAGAAGGCCGGGGTGGCGAAGCCCGGGGCGGAGCCCGCCAGGAGAAGCGGCGAAGAATAG
- a CDS encoding signal recognition particle subunit SRP19/SEC65 family protein codes for MQKEEMKRSKRIVVWPIYLDLNYSRSKGRLTRKECSVRAPKVSEIKRAAESLGLHPEIEADKAHPSTWWDKEGRVTIDNVGPKTVLLDKIGVEIIRLRGGKQ; via the coding sequence ATGCAGAAAGAGGAGATGAAGCGGAGCAAGAGGATAGTGGTCTGGCCCATCTATCTGGACTTGAACTATAGCCGGAGTAAGGGTAGGCTTACTAGAAAAGAGTGCTCGGTCAGGGCCCCTAAGGTTTCTGAGATTAAGCGGGCGGCGGAGAGCCTGGGCCTGCACCCGGAGATTGAGGCTGATAAGGCACACCCCTCTACCTGGTGGGACAAGGAGGGCCGGGTAACGATAGATAACGTAGGGCCGAAGACAGTCTTGCTGGATAAAATTGGCGTCGAGATCATAAGGCTTAGGGGCGGCAAGCAATAA
- a CDS encoding histidinol phosphate phosphatase domain-containing protein: protein MIDLHTHTIFSDGELTPSELVRRAKVNGYTAIALTDHADFTNLEFLLEGAKKARYLEEGYDISVLAGVEITHVPPKYIAKLARMAKEKGAEIVVVHGESPIEPVAPGTNLAAVRCEDVDILAHPGFITEEEARLAAASGICLEITARYGHNVTNGHVARTAKETGARLVVDTDTHSPEDLINDEKARAIARGSGLSKEEAMAALHNSKDLLSSILKKRK from the coding sequence ATGATAGACCTTCACACTCATACAATTTTTAGCGACGGGGAATTGACGCCAAGCGAGCTGGTGAGACGCGCAAAGGTTAATGGGTACACCGCTATAGCGCTCACGGATCACGCGGATTTTACTAACCTGGAGTTCCTGCTGGAGGGTGCGAAGAAGGCCCGCTACCTGGAGGAGGGATACGATATTAGCGTTTTGGCAGGCGTGGAGATAACCCATGTGCCCCCGAAGTATATAGCGAAGCTCGCTCGAATGGCAAAGGAGAAAGGCGCAGAGATAGTCGTGGTACATGGCGAGTCGCCCATCGAGCCTGTGGCACCGGGGACGAATCTGGCTGCGGTGAGGTGCGAGGACGTGGACATACTGGCCCACCCCGGCTTCATAACGGAGGAGGAGGCGAGGCTCGCCGCGGCCAGCGGCATATGCCTCGAGATAACGGCAAGGTACGGCCACAACGTGACCAACGGGCACGTGGCCCGCACCGCAAAAGAGACGGGCGCAAGGCTCGTGGTCGATACGGACACGCACTCCCCGGAAGACCTCATCAATGATGAGAAGGCCCGGGCAATAGCGCGAGGCTCCGGGCTCTCGAAAGAAGAGGCGATGGCCGCCCTACATAACTCGAAAGATTTATTATCAAGCATACTTAAAAAGAGAAAATAG
- a CDS encoding prefoldin subunit beta has product MNELPPQIQNQLAQLQQIQQQAQALLQQKSQVEMVLRETERALEELKKTGEDAVVYKAAGELLIKAKKDEVLKELEEKKDSLDVRLKSLARQEERIQARFTQLQEQLKAALGKGPSGKEAS; this is encoded by the coding sequence ATGAATGAACTGCCACCGCAGATCCAGAACCAGCTTGCCCAGCTGCAGCAGATACAGCAGCAGGCGCAGGCGCTCTTGCAGCAGAAGTCCCAGGTTGAGATGGTCTTGAGGGAGACCGAGAGGGCGCTGGAGGAGCTTAAGAAGACGGGCGAGGATGCCGTCGTGTATAAGGCAGCCGGCGAGTTGCTTATAAAGGCGAAAAAGGACGAGGTCTTGAAGGAGCTTGAGGAGAAGAAGGACTCCCTTGACGTGAGGCTGAAGTCGCTTGCCAGGCAGGAGGAGCGTATCCAGGCCCGGTTTACCCAGCTTCAGGAACAGCTTAAGGCAGCCCTGGGGAAGGGCCCTAGCGGTAAAGAGGCCTCTTAA
- the rrp42 gene encoding exosome complex protein Rrp42, whose translation MSEDVIAEIKRDYIYSLANQGDRADGRKFDEFRPISVEVGVISKAEGSARVKIGESQVVVGIKVQPGEPFPDAPDSGVIITNLELVPLASPTFEAGPPREDAIELARVVDRGVRESGAIDLSKLCIESGQKVWMVFIDVHVLDHDGNLMDASSLGAIAALMNTVIPNSRFGLGEDVKLPLRDIPIGVTAVDIGGAIMLDPSLDEENVASCKLTVITNKEGALAGMQKSGVGTLTPEKVKYIVHLAKEKANVIREKLEEI comes from the coding sequence ATGAGTGAGGACGTCATAGCGGAGATAAAGAGGGATTACATCTATAGCCTGGCGAACCAGGGCGACCGCGCAGACGGCAGGAAGTTCGACGAGTTCAGGCCCATCTCGGTGGAAGTCGGGGTCATTAGCAAGGCCGAGGGCTCGGCCAGGGTTAAGATAGGCGAATCCCAGGTGGTCGTCGGCATCAAGGTGCAGCCAGGCGAGCCTTTCCCGGACGCCCCCGACAGCGGCGTAATCATCACAAACCTCGAGCTTGTGCCATTAGCCTCGCCTACGTTCGAGGCAGGCCCGCCGCGTGAGGACGCTATAGAGCTTGCAAGGGTCGTGGACAGGGGAGTCCGCGAATCAGGCGCAATTGATTTATCTAAGTTATGTATTGAAAGTGGTCAGAAAGTATGGATGGTCTTCATAGACGTCCACGTCCTCGACCATGATGGGAACCTCATGGACGCCTCTTCGCTGGGCGCCATCGCGGCGCTGATGAACACCGTGATACCGAACTCTAGGTTCGGCCTGGGCGAAGACGTCAAGCTGCCCCTGCGAGACATCCCAATTGGCGTGACCGCAGTGGACATTGGCGGCGCGATCATGCTGGACCCGAGCCTTGACGAGGAGAACGTGGCATCGTGCAAGCTCACCGTAATAACAAATAAAGAGGGGGCCCTGGCTGGGATGCAGAAGAGCGGCGTTGGAACGCTGACCCCCGAAAAAGTGAAGTATATAGTACACCTCGCAAAAGAGAAGGCGAACGTTATCAGAGAAAAGCTGGAGGAAATATAA